The proteins below are encoded in one region of Salvelinus namaycush isolate Seneca chromosome 32, SaNama_1.0, whole genome shotgun sequence:
- the LOC120027148 gene encoding PITH domain-containing protein 1-like, which produces MSGHGGHSHGCCEDEHEPAERGLEYALYQRIDVEKLQCLNEAREGDGKLVFKPWDQRTDREKFVESDADEELLFNIPFTGSVKLKGIIIAGEDDESHPAEMRLYKNIPHMSFDDTCREPEHVFRLNRDPLAQLEYPTRIARFSNVNHLSVHISRNFGTESTRVYYIGLRGEYSQAHRHEVTICNYEASTNPADHKVDSIIPQTNVIS; this is translated from the exons ATGTCTGGTCACGGTGGGCACAGCCACGGCTGCTGTGAAGACGAGCACGAGCCAGCGGAACGGGGCCTGGAGTATGCACTGTATCAGCGCATTGACGTCGAGAAACTGCAGTGCCTCAACGAAGCAAGAGAAGGCGATGGGAAACTCGTATTTAAACCATGGGATCAACGGACAGACAGGGAGAAG TTTGTTGAGAGTGATGCTGATGAAGAGCTACTGTTCAACATCCC GTTCACCGGAAGTGTCAAGCTGAAAGGGATCATCATCGCCGGTGAAGACGATGAATCGCATCCTGCTGAAATGAGACT ATACAAGAACATACCCCACATGTCCTTTGATGACACATGCAGAGAACCTGAGCATGTCTTCCGTCTCAATAGAGATCCACTGGCTCAGCTGGAATACCCAACTAG GATTGCCCGTTTTTCCAACGTTAATCACTTGTCAGTTCACATATCACGGAACTTTGGGACAGAGTCCACACGGGTCTACTACATTGGGCTGAGAGGGGAGTACTCCCAG GCTCATAGACATGAAGTGACCATCTGCAACTACGAGGCGTCCACTAACCCTGCAGACCATAAAGTCGACAGCATCATCCCACAAACAAATGTAATCTCCTGA
- the LOC120026971 gene encoding acyl-protein thioesterase 2-like, translated as MCGNNMSLPLLAEAVTVSGTEKETAAVIFLHGLGDSGHGWADAMTAIRLPHVKYICPHAPRIPVTLNMKMTMPSWFDLMGLSPDSPEDEAGIKRAAENIKAIIDHEAKNGIPANRVLLGGFSQGGALSLYTALTCQQQLAGVVALSCWLPLHRSFPQAASASGNRDMAILQCHGEMDPMIPVQFGAMTAEKLKVIVNPQKITFRTYPGLMHSSCPQEMAAVKEFIEKQLPRI; from the exons ATGTGTGGCAACAACATGTCTCTGCCGCTGCTTGCCGAGGCTGTGACGGTGTCCGGGACAGAGAAGGAGACCGCTGCG GTGATATTCCTTCATGGTTTGGGTGACTCAGG GCATGGCTGGGCAGATGCCATGACGGCTATCCGACTGCCACATGTAAAGTATATCTGCCCCCACGC GCCCAGAATCCCCGTCACTCTCAATATGAAGATGACCATGCCCTCATG GTTTGACCTGATGGGTCTCAGCCCAGATTCTCCAGAGGACGAGGCTGGCATCAAGAGGGCAGCGGAGAACA TCAAGGCCATAATCGACCATGAGGCAAAGAATGGGATACCCGCCAATCGTGTGCTGCTTGGAGGGTTCTCTCAG GGTGGGGCTCTGTCCTTGTATACCGCTCTCACCTGTCAGCAGCAATTGGCGGGCGTGGTCGCTCTCAGTTGCTGGTTACCGCTTCACAGGAGTTTCCCACAG GCGGCGAGCGCCAGTGGGAACAGAGACATGGCCATACTGCAGTGTCATGGGGAGATGGACCCCATGATCCCAGTGCAGTTTGGGGCCATGACGGCCGAGAAGCTCAAGGTCATCGTCAACCCTCAGAAAATCACCTTCCGGACCTACCCGGGACTCATGCACAGCTCCTGTCCTCAG GAGATGGCAGCAGTGAAGGAATTCATTGAGAAGCAGTTGCCCCGAATCTGA